In one Pseudarthrobacter oxydans genomic region, the following are encoded:
- a CDS encoding DUF58 domain-containing protein yields MSTGTPLTRLAERLKQPFHRDGRPTQLHPSAVWSEARNTAAMALAPAWRTVRTAWLKYAWPVLSVVSVLGWSVLAAAILLWTTGQAFGWQEAKAAAIAAFVMFLIAIAFVLGRSSYGVLLDLARTRVAVGDSAVGSIAVSNTSARPLLPAALELPVGSVTAVFHLPRMKPQQVHEDLFTIPTARRAVIVVGPVRSVRADPLHLLRRQVLWTEPEDLFVHPRTVALAGSAAGFIRDLEGMPTTDLSSADVSFHALRDYVPGDDRRHIHWKTTARTNKLMVRQFEETRRAHLAISLSINTDEYASEAEFEMAISAAASIGRQAIREQRELDVLTQKGPLRCETGRNMLDDMTRIVGAPMRRTAVDLARTLADTVPNASVVFLVVGSNVTATQLRSAAASVPPGVRSLAVRVEAGASPGRANIADLTVLTLGDLNDLAIVLRKAAA; encoded by the coding sequence ATGTCCACCGGCACCCCGTTGACCCGGCTCGCGGAGCGTCTCAAGCAACCCTTCCACAGGGATGGCCGGCCCACGCAGCTGCACCCGTCGGCAGTCTGGTCCGAGGCGCGGAACACTGCAGCCATGGCGCTGGCGCCAGCCTGGCGTACCGTCCGGACTGCATGGCTGAAGTACGCCTGGCCCGTGCTGTCCGTGGTCAGCGTCCTGGGCTGGTCCGTCCTGGCTGCCGCCATCCTGCTCTGGACCACCGGGCAGGCGTTCGGCTGGCAGGAGGCGAAGGCTGCGGCCATCGCGGCGTTCGTGATGTTCCTGATTGCCATCGCCTTTGTCCTGGGCCGCTCTTCCTATGGAGTGCTCCTCGACCTCGCCCGCACCCGGGTGGCCGTGGGGGACAGTGCCGTTGGCAGCATCGCCGTGTCCAACACATCAGCCCGGCCCCTGCTGCCCGCAGCACTGGAACTTCCGGTGGGCAGCGTCACGGCTGTGTTCCACCTGCCCCGCATGAAGCCGCAGCAGGTGCACGAGGACCTCTTCACCATTCCCACCGCCCGCCGTGCCGTGATCGTCGTCGGACCTGTCCGGTCGGTCCGGGCAGACCCGCTGCACCTGCTGCGCCGCCAGGTCCTGTGGACCGAACCGGAAGACCTTTTCGTCCATCCGCGCACGGTGGCCCTGGCCGGTTCGGCCGCCGGCTTTATCCGCGACCTGGAAGGAATGCCCACCACGGACCTGTCCAGTGCGGACGTGTCCTTCCATGCGCTTCGCGACTACGTGCCGGGGGATGACCGCCGGCACATCCACTGGAAAACCACCGCGCGGACCAACAAGCTCATGGTGCGCCAATTCGAGGAAACACGCCGGGCCCACCTGGCCATCTCGCTGTCCATCAACACGGACGAATACGCCTCCGAAGCCGAATTCGAGATGGCCATCTCCGCAGCCGCATCGATCGGCCGGCAGGCCATCCGCGAGCAGCGTGAGCTGGACGTCCTGACCCAGAAAGGCCCGCTCCGCTGTGAAACCGGGCGGAACATGCTCGATGACATGACCAGGATTGTGGGAGCTCCCATGCGGCGGACCGCCGTCGACCTCGCCAGGACCCTTGCGGACACCGTCCCCAACGCCTCCGTGGTTTTCCTCGTGGTAGGCAGCAACGTGACGGCCACCCAGCTGCGCTCCGCGGCCGCGTCCGTGCCGCCCGGCGTCCGCAGCCTCGCGGTGCGGGTGGAAGCCGGCGCTTCGCCCGGCCGCGCCAACATCGCAGACCTCACCGTGCTGACGCTCGGCGACCTGAACGACCTTGCCATTGTGCTGAGAAAGGCCGCCGCATGA
- a CDS encoding Ig-like domain-containing protein — MTTLLGKLGLKRRHKKLVTGTAFSAVVAVLVTGAVLYPGFKTTEVELNDGGVWVVSKSKNAVGRLNYPSRVLDGAVTPASTTFDILQDAGDVFVDDETGSTLNQVSPANMRLGGDKQLPGSADVSFGSEVISVTDAASGKVWAVSPSTVNGFDEEASEPVMVGSEGIVSAVGDDDRIYSADPKSGAVTVTAVDANGEVTASESETWAELKGSGDLQITVVGDKPVLLDAAAGKLFLPGGKRLQLENAREAKLQQGGPASGFVAIATRKALLKQPLDGSAAKTVAFDGEGVPAAPVQLGGCVHAAWSGANKYVRDCVNDGDDKNVDVPKASASPSYVFRVNRDLVVLNDVNSGNVWLVNQNMQLVNNWDDVIPPKNESDEQDQESADNNTINVLPDRTKPNRPPETKPDAVGVRPGRTTILSVLDNDSDPDGDVLTAAVGDSGPQAGSLENIYGGTAFQISVPAGAKPGTETFSYSASDGRGLSATGQVTLSVVAPEENKPPRFKRGDNTTMLVEQGKTVSQNILTDWIDPDGDDLVLLDAKADNDQDQVKVRRDGLLTFQDSGATAGKKAVEVTIWDGRATVTGKVVVNVQPPGALAPVVNADHVTAVAGQDLVISPLKNDVDPNGGALRLAQVEASGPAELGPVTDGGTFTFRSTTPGPVYLTYIASNGPQSSQGLIRVDVESGDETGNPVAVHDVALMPTGGSVLVDPLANDSDPSGGVLVLQSVKLPENSTASVSVINHSVLRITDILGTKDPVLFEYTMSNGKKSATGSVSVVPVPAPAVLEAPQPKPDEVNVRVNDVVTIPVLENDTHPQGQELTVDPVLPQGVGPVDGKSFVSENTLRFIAGPQPKTVRAIYNAVDPQGQKSAAAVTIHILPLEGAENSRPQPRNLTARVVAAGTVRIPVQLDGIDPDGDSVQLTGIDSTPAMGMATVGSNFIDFTAAGNGAGTDTFRYKVVDRQGAVNTGTVTVGIAPRGEVNQKPTPVDDEVRVRPGRQIAVDATGNDTDPDGDLIRILSDGIEADAALQATVSKASGRIILLAPAEAGTVNVRYTIADDRDASAQAAIRVVVDNEVPLKAPIARDDRVTSAQTMGKTAVDVPVLKNDEDPDGVGENLKVSTEATTARPGADGNMIVDLTEQPQLIPYTVEDVDGQKSTAVIWVPGLGQQVPTLAKDEVLEVVAGQSVDVDLDEWVRVREGRSPRLTQTDRIRLIGADGSDPVTGDGTGLKYTAGADYVGPGSLTFEVTDGTGPDDPAGLKSTLSIRTKVLPDPNKNNPPELLGTNLDVPKGDSASTDLGKLTADPDRDDVEKMKYELVGGSPAGFNAGIDGKTLKVSAADSSGAGTTAAVQVKARDSRGLEATATYQLKVTASNRPKPVANDDVQDNVAAGKPVTVNVLANDANPFPESALKIIAAAAETGSGNVDVNGDSITVTPAPGFTGTMVVSYTVADKTGDDSRNATARVRLTVKDKPQTPTTPQAQSVGDQTALLTWTAPADRGSAITKYTVYGESGFRQDCPANTCTLNGLANNTKYHFQVTATNEFGESDRSPASAEVRPDVKPDTPLAPSLKFGDRELSVNWTAPASKGSPVKSYDLEISPPPAGQNAQIQNLTGVSYVWKGLQNGVSYKVRVLARNDAKEPSEWSPYSAAMVPAGVPATPAAPAATDAGSVGSQSQLKVSWTAPNNNGDAVSAYTLTTLRGGAVVSSQQVAGTTQNVTVDNSETNYTFTVSATNKAGTSGTSPQSAAIRAAGKPGQVSGGTVAETGNSGQLKVTFTPLTEAQRNGSTASEIAYSYRASNGQAGPISAPGGNINGLPNGQDITINIIATSTKNNVSGDAKAIGAGNPYGPANAPNVNGGTSPKGDGQVHWTWNNPNTNGRPLSHYEVSMDGGAWQNVNKANSFDAGAGGWSQSHRLRVRAVTVVDGAIGGPATSTSGADPTPPPAPTKVRVEASTVNSCPGKPGVPDRYSNVNGDARCGSSDANWVSFSDGWIDSACWMNIYGSPESDPGYYKWYRMDGGPWPGWYVKRATIDISGPDVPRC, encoded by the coding sequence GTGACAACTCTGCTGGGGAAGCTTGGGCTGAAAAGACGCCACAAAAAACTCGTCACGGGCACTGCATTCAGTGCCGTCGTCGCTGTCCTGGTCACCGGTGCGGTGCTGTATCCGGGGTTCAAGACCACCGAGGTGGAGTTGAACGACGGCGGGGTGTGGGTGGTCTCGAAGTCGAAGAATGCGGTGGGCCGGCTTAACTACCCCTCCCGCGTTCTTGATGGGGCTGTGACGCCCGCTTCGACGACGTTCGACATCCTGCAGGATGCGGGGGATGTGTTCGTCGATGATGAGACCGGGTCAACACTGAACCAGGTGTCGCCGGCGAACATGCGGCTGGGCGGGGATAAGCAGTTGCCGGGATCGGCGGACGTGAGCTTCGGCTCGGAGGTTATTTCCGTGACGGATGCGGCGTCGGGCAAGGTGTGGGCTGTGTCGCCGTCCACTGTTAATGGTTTTGACGAGGAAGCGTCGGAGCCCGTGATGGTGGGTTCGGAGGGCATTGTCTCGGCGGTCGGGGATGATGACCGGATTTACTCGGCGGACCCCAAGTCCGGCGCGGTGACGGTGACGGCTGTTGACGCCAACGGCGAGGTGACGGCCTCGGAGTCGGAGACCTGGGCCGAGCTGAAGGGTTCGGGGGATCTGCAGATCACGGTGGTGGGGGACAAGCCGGTGCTTTTGGATGCGGCGGCCGGGAAGTTGTTCCTGCCCGGCGGGAAGCGGCTCCAGCTGGAGAATGCGCGGGAGGCGAAGCTGCAGCAGGGCGGCCCTGCCAGCGGTTTCGTGGCCATCGCCACGCGGAAGGCGTTGCTGAAGCAGCCCCTGGACGGATCCGCGGCGAAGACGGTGGCGTTCGACGGCGAGGGCGTGCCGGCTGCCCCGGTCCAGTTGGGCGGGTGTGTGCATGCGGCGTGGTCCGGGGCTAACAAGTATGTGCGGGACTGTGTCAATGATGGTGATGACAAGAACGTTGACGTGCCCAAGGCGAGTGCTTCGCCGTCGTATGTTTTCCGGGTGAACCGGGACCTGGTGGTCCTGAATGACGTGAACTCCGGGAACGTGTGGCTGGTGAACCAGAACATGCAGCTGGTCAACAACTGGGACGACGTCATCCCGCCCAAGAACGAATCCGACGAGCAGGACCAGGAATCCGCGGACAACAACACCATCAACGTCCTGCCGGACCGCACCAAGCCCAACCGTCCGCCGGAAACCAAGCCCGACGCCGTCGGCGTGCGCCCCGGCCGCACCACCATCCTCAGCGTCCTGGACAACGATTCGGACCCCGACGGCGATGTCCTCACTGCCGCCGTCGGGGATTCCGGACCCCAGGCCGGCAGCCTTGAGAACATCTACGGCGGCACGGCCTTCCAGATCTCCGTTCCGGCCGGCGCGAAGCCCGGTACGGAAACATTCAGCTACAGCGCCTCCGACGGCCGCGGCCTTTCCGCCACCGGGCAGGTCACCCTCAGCGTGGTGGCCCCCGAAGAGAACAAGCCACCCCGGTTCAAGCGCGGCGACAACACCACCATGCTCGTGGAACAGGGCAAAACCGTCAGCCAGAACATCCTTACCGACTGGATTGACCCCGACGGGGACGACCTGGTGCTCCTTGACGCCAAAGCGGACAACGACCAGGACCAGGTCAAAGTCCGCCGCGACGGCCTGCTGACCTTCCAGGACTCCGGTGCGACAGCCGGCAAGAAGGCCGTGGAGGTGACCATCTGGGACGGCAGGGCCACTGTCACCGGAAAAGTGGTGGTCAACGTCCAGCCGCCGGGAGCCCTTGCACCGGTGGTCAACGCCGACCACGTCACGGCAGTGGCAGGCCAGGACCTGGTCATCTCGCCGCTGAAGAACGACGTGGACCCCAACGGCGGCGCCCTCCGCCTGGCCCAGGTGGAGGCCAGCGGCCCCGCCGAGCTGGGTCCCGTGACCGACGGCGGCACCTTCACCTTCCGCAGCACCACCCCCGGCCCCGTCTACCTCACCTACATCGCCAGCAACGGGCCGCAAAGCAGCCAGGGGCTGATCCGCGTTGACGTCGAGTCCGGGGATGAAACCGGCAACCCCGTCGCCGTCCACGACGTCGCGCTCATGCCCACCGGCGGAAGCGTGCTGGTGGACCCGCTGGCCAACGACTCCGATCCCTCGGGGGGAGTCCTGGTGCTGCAGTCCGTGAAGCTGCCGGAAAATTCGACCGCATCCGTGAGCGTGATCAACCACAGCGTCCTGCGGATTACCGACATCCTCGGAACCAAGGACCCGGTCCTCTTCGAATACACCATGTCCAACGGCAAGAAGTCGGCCACCGGCAGCGTATCGGTGGTGCCCGTCCCGGCCCCCGCCGTCCTGGAAGCACCCCAGCCCAAGCCCGATGAAGTGAACGTCCGGGTTAACGACGTCGTCACCATCCCGGTGCTCGAGAACGATACCCACCCGCAGGGCCAGGAGCTCACCGTGGACCCGGTTCTTCCGCAGGGCGTTGGTCCCGTGGACGGGAAGAGCTTCGTCTCGGAGAACACGCTCCGGTTCATTGCCGGCCCGCAGCCCAAGACCGTGCGGGCCATCTACAACGCCGTGGATCCGCAGGGCCAAAAGAGCGCCGCAGCGGTGACCATCCACATCCTTCCCCTGGAGGGGGCCGAAAACTCACGCCCGCAGCCGCGCAACCTGACGGCACGCGTAGTGGCCGCCGGCACGGTCCGGATTCCCGTCCAGCTGGACGGCATCGATCCCGACGGCGACTCCGTCCAGCTGACCGGCATCGACAGTACGCCCGCGATGGGCATGGCCACCGTGGGCAGCAACTTCATCGACTTCACGGCTGCCGGCAACGGCGCCGGGACAGACACGTTCCGCTATAAGGTGGTGGACCGGCAGGGCGCCGTCAACACCGGAACCGTCACCGTGGGCATCGCCCCGCGCGGCGAGGTCAACCAGAAGCCCACTCCCGTGGACGACGAAGTGAGGGTTCGCCCCGGCCGCCAGATCGCCGTCGACGCCACCGGCAACGACACCGATCCCGACGGCGACCTCATCCGCATCCTCAGTGACGGCATCGAGGCCGACGCAGCGCTGCAGGCCACGGTAAGCAAAGCGAGCGGCCGGATCATCCTGCTGGCTCCAGCAGAAGCCGGAACCGTCAACGTGCGCTACACCATTGCAGACGACCGCGACGCCTCCGCCCAGGCCGCAATCCGCGTCGTGGTGGACAATGAGGTTCCCCTCAAGGCGCCCATCGCCCGTGATGACAGGGTGACGTCCGCCCAGACCATGGGCAAAACCGCAGTGGACGTCCCTGTCCTGAAGAACGACGAGGACCCGGACGGCGTAGGGGAAAACCTCAAGGTCAGCACCGAAGCCACCACCGCCCGGCCCGGGGCGGACGGCAACATGATCGTGGACCTGACTGAGCAGCCCCAGCTCATCCCCTACACCGTAGAGGATGTGGACGGCCAGAAGTCGACGGCGGTGATCTGGGTACCGGGCCTCGGCCAGCAGGTGCCCACCCTGGCCAAGGACGAAGTGCTTGAGGTAGTTGCAGGCCAGTCCGTGGATGTTGACCTGGATGAGTGGGTCAGGGTCCGGGAGGGCCGCTCGCCGCGGCTCACCCAGACGGACCGCATTAGGCTCATCGGCGCCGACGGCAGCGACCCCGTGACCGGCGACGGCACGGGACTTAAGTACACCGCCGGCGCGGACTACGTGGGACCGGGTTCCCTTACCTTCGAGGTGACCGACGGGACCGGCCCGGATGATCCGGCCGGCCTGAAGTCCACCCTCAGCATCCGCACCAAGGTGCTGCCGGATCCGAACAAGAACAACCCTCCGGAACTGCTGGGCACAAACCTGGACGTGCCCAAGGGCGACTCCGCGAGCACCGACCTGGGCAAGCTGACGGCGGACCCTGACCGGGACGACGTCGAAAAGATGAAGTACGAGCTGGTGGGAGGATCGCCTGCCGGTTTCAACGCCGGCATCGACGGCAAGACCTTGAAGGTTTCCGCGGCAGACTCGAGCGGGGCCGGGACGACGGCCGCCGTCCAGGTCAAAGCCAGGGATTCCCGCGGGCTCGAAGCCACGGCCACCTACCAGCTGAAGGTGACGGCTTCCAACCGGCCGAAGCCGGTGGCGAACGACGACGTGCAGGACAACGTTGCCGCCGGTAAACCGGTGACGGTGAACGTGCTCGCCAACGATGCCAACCCGTTCCCGGAGTCCGCACTCAAAATCATTGCGGCCGCTGCGGAAACCGGCAGCGGCAACGTGGACGTGAACGGCGATTCCATCACAGTCACCCCTGCGCCTGGATTCACCGGCACCATGGTGGTGTCCTACACAGTGGCCGACAAGACCGGCGATGACTCCCGCAATGCCACCGCCCGCGTCCGGCTCACCGTCAAGGACAAACCCCAAACCCCCACCACCCCGCAGGCCCAGAGTGTTGGCGACCAGACGGCGCTCCTGACCTGGACGGCGCCGGCGGACCGCGGTTCAGCAATCACTAAATACACCGTGTACGGAGAGTCCGGCTTCCGGCAGGACTGCCCGGCCAACACCTGCACCCTCAACGGGCTGGCCAACAACACCAAGTACCACTTCCAGGTCACGGCCACGAACGAGTTCGGCGAGTCCGACCGCTCGCCTGCGTCCGCCGAGGTGCGACCTGATGTGAAGCCCGATACCCCGCTGGCACCGTCGCTGAAGTTCGGCGACAGGGAGCTGTCCGTCAACTGGACCGCTCCGGCCAGCAAGGGCTCACCGGTGAAGTCCTACGACCTGGAGATCTCGCCTCCTCCCGCCGGCCAGAACGCCCAGATCCAAAACCTGACGGGCGTCAGCTACGTCTGGAAGGGCCTGCAGAACGGCGTCTCCTACAAAGTCCGGGTCCTGGCGCGCAATGACGCCAAGGAACCCTCCGAGTGGAGCCCCTATTCAGCAGCCATGGTTCCGGCAGGCGTACCGGCCACGCCCGCGGCCCCCGCCGCCACAGACGCAGGTTCGGTGGGTTCGCAAAGCCAGCTGAAGGTGAGCTGGACCGCGCCGAACAACAACGGCGATGCAGTCTCCGCCTACACCCTGACTACCCTCCGCGGCGGTGCCGTGGTGTCCAGCCAGCAGGTGGCCGGAACCACCCAGAACGTCACCGTGGACAACTCGGAAACGAACTACACGTTTACGGTGTCAGCCACCAACAAGGCGGGTACCAGCGGGACGAGCCCCCAGTCGGCTGCCATCCGCGCTGCCGGCAAGCCCGGCCAGGTCAGCGGTGGAACGGTGGCGGAAACGGGGAACAGCGGGCAGCTCAAGGTCACCTTCACGCCACTGACGGAAGCCCAGCGCAACGGCTCCACGGCGAGCGAGATCGCCTACTCCTACCGGGCTTCAAACGGCCAGGCCGGGCCCATCAGTGCCCCCGGCGGCAACATCAACGGCCTGCCGAACGGCCAGGACATCACCATCAACATCATTGCCACGTCCACCAAGAACAACGTGTCCGGTGACGCCAAGGCCATCGGAGCCGGCAACCCGTACGGACCGGCCAATGCACCCAACGTGAACGGGGGCACATCACCGAAGGGCGATGGCCAGGTGCACTGGACCTGGAACAACCCGAACACCAACGGCCGTCCGCTGAGCCATTACGAGGTCAGCATGGACGGCGGAGCGTGGCAGAACGTCAACAAGGCCAACAGCTTCGATGCCGGCGCCGGCGGATGGAGCCAGAGCCATAGACTGCGGGTCCGTGCCGTGACGGTGGTGGACGGCGCCATCGGCGGGCCAGCGACCTCCACATCCGGCGCCGACCCGACGCCTCCTCCGGCACCCACAAAGGTCCGGGTCGAGGCTTCGACCGTCAACAGCTGCCCCGGAAAGCCGGGCGTTCCAGACCGATACAGCAATGTCAACGGCGATGCCCGTTGCGGTTCCAGCGACGCCAACTGGGTGTCCTTCTCGGACGGCTGGATCGACAGCGCCTGCTGGATGAACATCTACGGTTCGCCAGAGTCGGATCCCGGCTACTACAAGTGGTACCGCATGGATGGCGGCCCCTGGCCCGGCTGGTACGTCAAGCGCGCCACGATCGATATAAGCGGTCCGGACGTTCCCCGATGCTGA
- a CDS encoding MoxR family ATPase codes for MTMTIEQAAWFADTFEKLVANVGQAVLGKEHVIRLTFTAMLAEGHVLFEDAPGTGKTSLARALAATVQGSNNRIQFTPDLLPSDVTGVTIYDQKTQKFEFHKGPIFNNIVLADEINRASPKTQSALLEVMEESRVTVDGVTYEAGRPFMVMATQNPIEQAGTYRLPEAQLDRFLIKTSIGYPDHASTVRLLGGSNLKDRSQDLSAVITTQAVADMADLAATVHVDTAVLEYISRLCEETRNAPETRLGVSVRGALAMVRAAKVWAAGQGRNFVLPDDIKELAPVVWTHRFVMDPEAEFSGATPEAVLTRILADVAAPQQRTNA; via the coding sequence ATGACCATGACCATCGAGCAGGCCGCGTGGTTTGCAGACACCTTCGAGAAACTCGTTGCCAATGTGGGGCAGGCCGTCCTGGGCAAGGAGCACGTCATCCGGCTCACCTTCACCGCCATGCTCGCCGAAGGCCATGTGCTGTTCGAGGACGCCCCCGGCACCGGTAAGACCTCCTTGGCCCGGGCCCTGGCCGCCACGGTGCAGGGGTCCAACAACCGCATCCAGTTCACCCCGGACCTGCTGCCCTCGGACGTCACCGGTGTGACCATCTACGACCAGAAGACGCAGAAGTTCGAGTTCCACAAGGGCCCGATCTTCAACAACATCGTCCTGGCGGACGAAATCAACCGTGCTTCGCCGAAGACCCAGTCGGCTCTGCTGGAGGTCATGGAGGAGTCCCGGGTCACGGTTGACGGCGTCACCTACGAGGCCGGGCGCCCGTTCATGGTGATGGCCACGCAGAACCCCATCGAGCAGGCAGGCACCTACCGCCTGCCGGAGGCACAGCTGGACCGCTTCCTGATCAAGACCTCCATCGGCTACCCGGACCACGCCTCCACGGTCCGGCTGCTGGGCGGCTCCAACCTGAAGGACCGGTCGCAGGATCTCTCCGCCGTCATCACCACCCAGGCTGTGGCCGACATGGCAGACCTCGCCGCCACGGTGCACGTGGACACGGCCGTGCTCGAGTACATCTCGCGGCTCTGCGAGGAGACCCGCAACGCCCCCGAAACCCGACTGGGCGTCTCGGTCCGCGGGGCCCTGGCCATGGTCCGTGCAGCAAAGGTCTGGGCGGCCGGGCAGGGGCGGAACTTCGTGCTGCCGGATGACATCAAGGAACTGGCCCCGGTGGTGTGGACCCACCGTTTCGTCATGGATCCGGAGGCAGAGTTCTCCGGAGCCACTCCGGAAGCCGTGCTGACACGGATCCTGGCGGATGTCGCGGCTCCCCAGCAGCGCACCAACGCTTGA